One Candidatus Kapaibacterium sp. genomic window carries:
- a CDS encoding OmpA family protein, which translates to MRYLHLLFVLLAVVLGCQRPPVIERFEAVPPEITAGESTVLVWQVRNADSVEIPGVATGLGKSGTLRQRLFSGQYFVLRAQRGTASAERLISVIVHPRAVEPDAASLSASQRPAQSIHQEPASQQPVLQQPVQQQPSVPAPAVSSAQARMPTIRLFRLIPAEPMEGEWAIVQWDVEGADSVELVGISRPLGSAGSLWYPVYQGQQLILRAYAAGSYVERVLEVRLDRMSGRDVGRREEIEPPVIKGAPQRSEHSGGEFDGHLPGSEGRGAADLTERLPDMLIRRTEEGYVLQLRDRFGEAYIRLVPPHHLSLQKLVEELRRLAGAIAPEYGMPQRVVAYFDPGSSVILPEYEAAIAEWARYLQRHSHIRVEVQGHTDQIGSVARIGAWKS; encoded by the coding sequence ATGCGCTATCTTCACCTCCTATTCGTGCTGCTTGCTGTGGTGTTGGGCTGCCAGCGACCACCTGTCATTGAGCGGTTTGAAGCAGTGCCCCCAGAGATCACAGCGGGGGAGAGCACTGTGCTGGTCTGGCAGGTTCGGAATGCTGATTCGGTGGAGATTCCTGGCGTTGCGACGGGCTTAGGCAAGAGCGGGACGCTGCGCCAGCGTCTCTTTAGCGGGCAGTACTTCGTACTGCGAGCACAGCGTGGAACTGCAAGTGCCGAGCGGCTTATCAGCGTAATAGTTCACCCCCGCGCAGTGGAGCCGGACGCTGCATCTCTTTCGGCGTCTCAGCGCCCTGCTCAGTCGATACACCAGGAGCCGGCCTCGCAACAGCCAGTTCTGCAACAGCCAGTCCAACAACAGCCATCGGTACCAGCTCCTGCGGTGTCCTCGGCTCAGGCCCGGATGCCAACCATTCGCCTTTTCCGCCTTATTCCTGCAGAACCCATGGAGGGCGAGTGGGCTATCGTACAGTGGGACGTTGAGGGGGCCGATTCCGTTGAGCTGGTCGGCATTTCCCGGCCTCTGGGCAGTGCTGGTAGCCTATGGTACCCAGTGTATCAAGGACAACAGCTTATCCTACGTGCATATGCGGCTGGAAGCTATGTCGAGCGGGTGCTAGAGGTACGTTTGGACCGCATGTCTGGACGCGATGTTGGGAGAAGGGAAGAGATAGAGCCACCCGTTATCAAGGGGGCTCCGCAAAGGTCGGAGCACTCTGGTGGAGAGTTTGACGGACATCTGCCGGGGTCGGAGGGGCGAGGTGCTGCAGACCTTACTGAACGTTTGCCGGACATGCTCATCCGCAGAACCGAGGAGGGATACGTTCTGCAGTTACGGGATCGTTTTGGCGAAGCCTACATCCGACTTGTCCCTCCACACCATCTCTCGCTACAGAAGCTGGTGGAAGAGTTGCGACGGTTAGCGGGAGCTATAGCGCCAGAGTACGGCATGCCCCAACGAGTAGTTGCCTACTTCGATCCTGGATCGTCCGTTATTCTGCCGGAGTACGAGGCGGCGATTGCGGAATGGGCCCGGTACTTGCAGCGACATTCCCACATCCGGGTCGAAGTGCAGGGGCACACGGATCAGATTGGCAGCGTCGCGAGAATCGGCGCGTGGAAATCGTAG
- a CDS encoding Omp28-related outer membrane protein, whose product MAPLLAVVAWLLWFVASCDIVQPPYRETPTQGPDTAQVTVLLEDYTGFRCGNCPEAHERAEELQRLYGGRLIVMSVHAGFFARPTAPPYTYDFRNPVAEELDRFFGISRAGNPNGMVNRLGYPNNHILGKDAWASAVAAALRRSAPLRLSLQAVMDTMSRTVQVSVAIRYVESGTPDHYLALYVVEDSVVQYQLDYRRTPPDVPNYVHRFVLRDGVRGAWGEQLHPAGAPTGTVLQRQYTYRFPEQADWNPQRCSIIAIVHRYGTTYEIVQAAMTPLRLQ is encoded by the coding sequence ATGGCTCCGTTGCTTGCGGTAGTAGCGTGGCTCCTATGGTTCGTGGCAAGCTGTGACATTGTGCAGCCTCCTTACCGGGAAACCCCGACACAAGGACCTGACACAGCACAGGTTACCGTCCTGCTTGAGGACTATACTGGCTTCCGCTGCGGGAATTGCCCAGAAGCTCACGAGCGGGCCGAAGAACTCCAGCGGCTTTACGGTGGACGCCTCATCGTAATGAGCGTCCATGCTGGCTTCTTCGCACGTCCAACGGCGCCGCCTTACACCTACGACTTCCGCAACCCCGTCGCCGAAGAACTGGACCGCTTCTTTGGTATCAGCCGGGCAGGGAATCCCAACGGAATGGTCAACCGGCTTGGATATCCGAACAACCACATCCTGGGCAAGGACGCTTGGGCCTCAGCCGTAGCAGCTGCATTGCGGCGCTCTGCCCCCTTGCGTCTCAGTCTCCAAGCCGTTATGGACACGATGAGCCGTACTGTGCAGGTCAGCGTTGCTATCCGCTACGTAGAGTCAGGGACTCCCGACCACTACCTCGCCCTCTACGTCGTGGAGGACAGCGTCGTGCAGTACCAGTTGGACTACCGCCGCACCCCTCCGGATGTCCCGAACTACGTCCATCGCTTCGTCCTCCGCGACGGTGTCCGAGGAGCGTGGGGTGAGCAGCTCCATCCCGCAGGAGCTCCCACTGGGACGGTGCTTCAACGCCAGTACACGTATCGCTTCCCCGAGCAAGCTGACTGGAACCCGCAACGCTGTTCCATCATTGCTATCGTCCACCGCTACGGAACGACCTACGAGATCGTGCAAGCAGCAATGACACCCTTACGTTTGCAGTAG
- a CDS encoding M42 family metallopeptidase, with the protein MSFELLRRLCATPGVPGREEAFRELVISELQGYAEDIRTDTLGNVIALRRGTGQRPRKIMLAAHMDEIAFVVRSIHKDGFLYFHPLGGFDPRTLIAQRVKVYGKRVLDGVIGIKATHLTTPEERSKVIPIEELFIDVGLPAEEVKELVSIGDPITLERELIEMGNLYTGKTLDDRVGVYVMLQAFKSFSQSADDVYAVATVQEEVGVRGARVAAFGLDPDIGIAIDVTIAADTPGVNEHQQCTQLGKGVAIKILDSYSISHPGLVRFLRQIAEEEGIPYQMEVLPRGGTDASAMQLSRSGIPVCTISIPNRYTHSVVECVHKDDVNAAIQLLCRFLERSSEFQW; encoded by the coding sequence ATGTCCTTTGAACTCCTCCGGCGCCTCTGTGCAACGCCTGGTGTCCCAGGCCGGGAAGAGGCATTTCGGGAACTAGTCATCAGCGAACTCCAAGGGTATGCCGAGGACATCCGGACGGATACCTTGGGAAACGTCATTGCCCTGCGCCGGGGAACCGGCCAACGTCCGCGCAAAATCATGCTTGCTGCCCACATGGATGAGATCGCCTTCGTGGTACGCTCCATCCACAAGGACGGCTTTCTCTACTTCCATCCCCTCGGCGGCTTCGACCCGCGGACGCTCATTGCCCAGCGCGTCAAGGTCTACGGCAAACGCGTCCTGGACGGAGTCATCGGCATCAAGGCCACCCACCTCACAACCCCCGAGGAGCGCTCGAAGGTCATTCCCATCGAGGAGCTCTTCATCGACGTCGGGCTGCCGGCTGAAGAGGTGAAAGAGCTCGTCAGCATCGGCGACCCCATTACGCTGGAGCGAGAGCTCATTGAAATGGGCAACCTCTACACCGGCAAGACTCTGGATGACCGTGTCGGCGTCTACGTGATGCTCCAGGCCTTCAAGAGCTTTAGCCAGAGCGCAGATGATGTCTACGCTGTCGCCACTGTCCAAGAAGAAGTTGGAGTACGCGGCGCACGAGTTGCCGCCTTCGGTTTGGACCCCGACATCGGGATCGCGATCGACGTCACCATCGCCGCCGATACCCCCGGCGTGAACGAGCACCAACAGTGCACCCAGCTAGGGAAGGGAGTCGCCATCAAGATCCTGGACTCTTACTCCATCTCGCATCCCGGACTGGTGCGGTTCTTGCGCCAGATCGCTGAAGAGGAAGGAATCCCCTACCAGATGGAGGTGCTGCCGCGTGGAGGAACGGACGCTAGTGCGATGCAGTTGAGTCGTTCTGGCATCCCCGTGTGCACTATCTCCATCCCCAACCGCTACACGCACTCCGTAGTGGAGTGTGTCCACAAAGACGACGTCAATGCCGCTATCCAGCTCCTCTGCCGTTTCTTGGAACGGTCATCGGAATTCCAGTGGTAG
- a CDS encoding isocitrate/isopropylmalate family dehydrogenase — MPTATPRLQPVTLIRGDGIGPEITAAVQEILDAAGVPITWDEQPAGLECAQRYGTPLPPETLESIVRNRVALKGPTTTPVGMGHKSINVTIRKALDLLANVRPARSLPGVRTRFENVDLIVLRENIEDTYGGIEHWQTPDVVQQLRIITRPGSDAFLRFAFELARSQGRRRITCVHKANIHKMSDGLFRERFYAIAADYPELQADDILIDNLCMQLVVRPETFDVLVLPNLFGDIVSDLCAGLVGGLGVAPGGNIGHGRAVFEAVHGSAPDIAGKGIANPTALLLSALQMLHFLHLHRHAQRIEEALRLTLASGIRTRDLGGNASTREFARAIISNLRPLDFTEEPYLPPAPEATPQPVSTSSATAWQLYGMDVFVRSPEGIPSLPECLGKLRLRMISNRGTKVFPGPPPPILLVDWYRCRYLADEPLQHADIVQALAELTNRGVVWMHVEKLHHVNGTALYSKAQGEE; from the coding sequence ATGCCGACAGCTACCCCTCGTCTTCAGCCCGTCACCCTTATCCGTGGTGACGGCATCGGACCAGAAATCACTGCAGCCGTGCAAGAAATTCTGGATGCTGCTGGGGTTCCGATAACTTGGGATGAACAGCCAGCCGGCTTGGAGTGTGCCCAGCGTTACGGAACACCCCTGCCGCCAGAGACGCTGGAATCCATCGTCCGCAATCGAGTTGCTCTCAAAGGGCCGACAACGACCCCTGTAGGCATGGGGCACAAGAGCATCAATGTCACCATCCGCAAGGCGCTGGACCTCCTCGCCAATGTGCGTCCGGCACGGTCGCTGCCTGGGGTGCGGACACGCTTTGAGAACGTAGACCTCATTGTGCTACGCGAGAACATCGAGGACACTTACGGCGGTATTGAGCACTGGCAGACGCCCGATGTCGTCCAGCAGCTTCGCATTATCACCCGACCCGGTTCAGACGCCTTCCTCCGCTTCGCCTTCGAGCTGGCACGCAGCCAGGGACGACGCCGCATTACGTGCGTCCACAAGGCAAACATCCACAAGATGAGCGATGGCCTCTTCCGGGAGCGCTTCTACGCCATCGCTGCCGACTATCCAGAGCTCCAAGCCGACGACATCCTCATCGATAACCTCTGCATGCAGTTGGTCGTTCGCCCAGAAACGTTCGACGTCCTGGTGCTACCGAACCTCTTCGGAGATATCGTCAGTGACCTCTGTGCGGGCCTGGTCGGGGGCTTAGGAGTTGCCCCAGGCGGGAACATTGGTCATGGACGGGCGGTCTTTGAAGCCGTACACGGCTCTGCCCCCGACATTGCTGGCAAAGGGATCGCAAATCCGACGGCGCTGCTGCTCTCAGCCCTCCAGATGCTCCACTTCCTCCATCTGCACCGACATGCCCAGCGAATCGAAGAGGCGCTACGCTTAACGCTGGCTAGCGGCATCCGAACACGCGACCTTGGAGGGAACGCTTCAACGCGAGAGTTTGCTCGCGCCATCATCAGCAACCTACGCCCGCTGGATTTCACTGAAGAACCATACTTGCCACCGGCTCCAGAAGCCACCCCACAGCCTGTCAGTACCTCATCCGCAACGGCATGGCAGCTCTACGGCATGGATGTCTTCGTGCGCTCTCCCGAAGGAATCCCTTCGCTACCAGAGTGTCTTGGGAAGCTACGGCTGCGGATGATCTCCAACCGCGGTACGAAGGTCTTCCCAGGTCCCCCGCCGCCCATCCTGCTCGTGGACTGGTATCGCTGCCGCTACCTAGCTGACGAGCCGCTCCAGCACGCTGATATCGTGCAGGCTCTGGCAGAGCTCACAAATCGCGGCGTTGTGTGGATGCACGTAGAGAAGCTCCACCACGTCAACGGTACTGCGCTCTACAGCAAAGCACAGGGTGAAGAGTGA
- a CDS encoding peroxiredoxin, giving the protein MVDVGQKAPNFQLVDTELRPRSLQEFLGNGKPVVLAFFPGAFTSVCTKEMCTFRDSFGRLQGANANLVAISVDGPFANKAFAAENNLPFPVLSDYNREVIRLYDVYHEDFAGLKGYTAAKRAIFVLDETGTVRYRWVTENPAMEPPYEEVFQAVEQLRR; this is encoded by the coding sequence ATGGTTGACGTTGGACAGAAAGCTCCGAACTTCCAGCTTGTGGACACTGAGCTCCGTCCGCGCTCCCTTCAGGAGTTCTTGGGCAATGGCAAGCCGGTAGTCTTAGCGTTCTTCCCCGGGGCCTTTACGAGTGTCTGCACGAAGGAGATGTGCACCTTCCGAGACTCCTTTGGTCGACTTCAGGGGGCGAACGCTAACTTGGTCGCTATCAGTGTAGATGGGCCTTTCGCAAACAAGGCGTTCGCAGCAGAGAACAACCTGCCCTTCCCGGTACTCTCGGACTATAACCGGGAAGTGATTCGGCTATATGACGTCTACCACGAAGACTTTGCAGGCCTCAAGGGGTACACCGCTGCCAAGCGAGCTATCTTCGTACTGGATGAAACAGGTACCGTCCGTTATCGCTGGGTAACGGAGAACCCAGCCATGGAGCCTCCATACGAGGAGGTCTTTCAGGCAGTAGAGCAGCTCCGACGCTGA
- a CDS encoding translocation/assembly module TamB domain-containing protein codes for MPCPWRHRLLRSFGGLLGTAVALGLGAFALLQLPEIRYWLLQQLLAYANRELNGELSLRDLRFRGFWVVDFSGLLLRDAAGDTVFFAPTVRVALEAPALTQRRLVIPTFTADSATLVLVRGRDSLWNVERLARSREKTSEPPDVSIWLRGIGLRNLRVTVVDSLQPPGEGLYAQGRWQFDIYELLGSAALFPRQQRGSLSIRSLRLRERLSGITIADLHGHWAISPTQLRADEFRLRMPGLRLYLTARVDLSQSLSAVGPGSPPPVERFQAALIVDSLIPAQLAKFLPGLPMDFTDTVAAIVNCSGTLNELHCDRLALRSRGFHVDAHFNATNPLDSARRQIRGSISSATVFIPMIARFLPELPPEARQLDFIHSRRVRFTATADSLWLAGQFQTSIGTAELNFSARRWATPTPDYSLQMNTGSLSIGRLLPAPLSSLTIGGQIGLQGKGTNMTTADVRIHATLRSGSLQTLRLYRAQLSAYLSDGFLQLDTAECVLVGADTAKAQLSGWIQLTPPTAPSYRLQLALSRFPLATLLQDTTLPSALSVVAQLSGQGLHPDSVEGFLRANVRELEYPEWSLLPFEVSLQLSRPSTSARFLQVTGDPFSAQLSGTWRMSTLPELAAALGTSALHWLAEQYRFMPGMTAWSQPPLQRLSDSADVRFRLELRDLSWLSQSADLPPLQGTLSLAGHLWVGADSASFHAERLLGRYLGIGSDTQRLHVAWLSATGIGTTFRIVQGFPELLQMQGLVSLQGLSTGELLVDSLSLLWELQKPQGQFALSLSLPNLLRGTWNAQLRWQGTGYSVTTTALSLTAAKTGFTWNLVRPFSLWLGSDGITVDTLLLERPPREQLRFYGVIAWDSVQFLAAELTNSSLSELFKLLPLGYIRPEMQGIRGQIDSVQLTARGRLRAPHIELRAWLQRLQYEASSLGDLYATATLQDGIVRAQANLEAGQRRLSLVISSFPSRQELFPRVPVHATATAHNLNAALLGPAVPELRNLRGSLNLELQVRGTLPNDLSFTGSLQGDSLSFSLAQTGIAYTASLSAYLRGQSIVIERCVLRNLPEDLSNGMLTLAGTIGLRQFRPWSFDLQLQSPQVLVLGYASARANVPVYGPLILATGQPPVQLVGTWEAPRITGTLFLHSARLIFPEEALTTPVSSLPLLADYHWVTPPETPSAEEEEQPQPISPPQESGFAERLSYDLRLYVLGPFSITMDLASTQQLLAELEAENPAIPLAYVTGPDGRPQLLGRLRLRPGSVYKFYRNFSASGTIAFTTGEIDNPELDVEVRYHGVRIFNNQRQTYEIRFTIRGTRRNLSIGNWSYTIAGTAGTGDDNKLFNDVLWLLLVGRTQEELEGSFTADGSIGREVPLANLSTIASKAATELFRGIGVVQDVQIDPTTGTFDIEQMRARITGQLGAITLRWGGYLTNPLGQGEFTVEMPLSELLRGEPGFLRQVLLQLSTTTGTTTVTLPSTQRLWEVRISVRL; via the coding sequence ATGCCGTGCCCTTGGCGCCATCGGCTGCTCCGCTCCTTCGGGGGACTTTTGGGAACAGCTGTAGCGCTAGGGCTCGGAGCCTTTGCGCTCCTCCAGCTTCCTGAGATTCGCTACTGGCTTCTCCAGCAGTTACTTGCCTACGCCAACCGAGAGCTGAATGGAGAGCTCTCGCTGCGCGATCTCCGGTTCCGAGGGTTTTGGGTCGTAGACTTCTCAGGGCTCCTGCTGCGCGACGCTGCTGGCGACACCGTCTTCTTTGCTCCAACAGTACGCGTGGCTCTGGAGGCTCCCGCCCTAACGCAGCGTCGGCTCGTCATCCCCACTTTCACAGCTGACAGTGCTACTCTGGTCCTTGTCCGCGGGCGTGATAGTCTGTGGAACGTAGAGCGTCTGGCACGGTCCCGCGAAAAGACTTCCGAGCCCCCAGATGTGAGCATCTGGCTACGAGGAATCGGATTGCGGAACCTGCGCGTCACCGTTGTTGACTCACTCCAGCCACCAGGGGAGGGTCTCTATGCCCAAGGGCGCTGGCAATTCGACATTTACGAACTCCTAGGTAGCGCTGCGCTCTTCCCACGGCAGCAGCGGGGCTCCTTGAGCATCCGCAGCCTCCGTCTGCGCGAACGCCTCTCTGGCATCACCATAGCCGACCTCCACGGACACTGGGCCATTTCCCCAACCCAGCTCCGCGCTGACGAATTCCGACTCCGGATGCCTGGGCTGCGCCTCTACCTCACAGCCCGGGTTGACCTCAGCCAATCCCTCTCAGCCGTAGGACCAGGGTCACCTCCACCAGTGGAGCGCTTCCAAGCCGCGCTTATTGTAGACTCTCTGATTCCAGCGCAGCTGGCAAAGTTTCTTCCTGGTCTCCCGATGGACTTCACCGACACTGTCGCCGCCATAGTGAACTGCAGTGGTACGCTGAACGAGCTCCACTGTGACCGCCTCGCACTCCGATCTAGAGGATTCCACGTGGACGCCCACTTCAACGCAACGAACCCATTGGATTCAGCGCGTCGTCAGATCCGCGGGAGCATCTCATCAGCTACCGTCTTCATCCCAATGATAGCCCGGTTCCTGCCCGAACTGCCACCCGAGGCTCGCCAACTGGACTTCATCCACTCACGGCGTGTCCGCTTCACCGCTACCGCCGATTCTCTGTGGCTTGCCGGGCAGTTTCAGACATCCATAGGAACAGCGGAGCTCAACTTCTCTGCCCGCCGCTGGGCTACCCCAACACCCGACTACTCCCTGCAGATGAACACTGGCAGCCTATCTATAGGGCGTCTGCTCCCTGCTCCTCTGAGCTCGCTCACGATCGGAGGGCAGATAGGGCTACAGGGCAAAGGGACCAATATGACAACAGCCGACGTGAGGATTCATGCTACTCTTCGTAGCGGTTCTCTGCAGACGCTGCGACTCTACCGAGCCCAGCTCTCAGCATACCTCTCCGACGGCTTCCTCCAGCTCGACACCGCTGAATGCGTCCTAGTAGGGGCGGATACGGCCAAAGCTCAGCTCAGTGGCTGGATACAGTTGACTCCGCCAACAGCACCTTCCTACCGTCTCCAGCTTGCCCTCTCCCGTTTCCCGCTCGCAACCCTGCTGCAAGACACGACACTGCCATCGGCCCTCTCCGTAGTAGCACAGTTATCCGGCCAGGGACTCCACCCCGACAGCGTCGAGGGCTTCCTGCGGGCAAACGTCCGCGAGCTGGAGTACCCGGAGTGGAGCCTCCTCCCTTTCGAAGTCTCACTCCAGCTCAGCCGGCCTTCAACATCAGCCCGCTTCCTGCAAGTCACTGGAGACCCCTTTTCAGCACAGCTATCAGGCACATGGCGCATGAGCACCCTCCCGGAGCTTGCTGCTGCCCTCGGTACTTCGGCCCTCCATTGGCTTGCCGAACAGTATCGCTTCATGCCCGGTATGACGGCATGGTCGCAACCACCCCTTCAACGTCTCTCTGACAGCGCAGACGTGCGCTTCCGGCTCGAGCTCCGCGACCTCTCCTGGTTAAGCCAATCGGCAGACCTTCCTCCGCTGCAAGGGACTCTGAGCCTAGCCGGGCACCTCTGGGTTGGTGCTGACTCCGCCTCTTTCCATGCCGAACGACTCCTGGGACGTTACCTCGGGATCGGCTCCGATACTCAGCGCCTCCACGTTGCTTGGCTCTCTGCAACAGGAATAGGCACTACCTTCCGTATCGTGCAGGGCTTCCCAGAGCTCCTCCAAATGCAGGGGCTCGTTTCACTCCAAGGGCTCAGCACAGGAGAGCTGCTCGTTGACAGTCTCTCCCTCTTGTGGGAGCTCCAGAAGCCACAAGGTCAATTCGCGCTCTCCCTTTCCCTTCCCAACCTACTCCGCGGTACCTGGAATGCCCAACTCCGGTGGCAGGGGACGGGCTACTCTGTGACAACAACTGCCCTCTCCCTCACAGCAGCAAAGACAGGCTTCACGTGGAACCTCGTCCGCCCCTTCTCGTTGTGGTTGGGAAGTGATGGCATTACCGTAGACACTCTGCTCCTGGAACGGCCGCCCAGAGAACAGCTCCGCTTCTACGGCGTAATTGCGTGGGACTCAGTACAGTTCTTGGCCGCAGAGCTAACGAACTCCTCCCTCTCCGAGCTCTTCAAGCTCCTACCCCTCGGCTACATCCGCCCCGAAATGCAAGGAATACGTGGGCAGATTGACTCCGTCCAGCTTACTGCGAGAGGCCGCTTGAGAGCACCACACATAGAGCTTCGAGCTTGGCTCCAACGGCTCCAATACGAGGCATCTTCCCTTGGAGACCTCTATGCCACTGCTACGCTACAAGACGGGATCGTCCGGGCACAAGCTAACCTTGAGGCTGGTCAACGGCGTCTTTCCTTGGTCATCTCTTCGTTCCCCTCCCGACAGGAGCTTTTCCCCCGAGTCCCCGTCCACGCTACAGCAACAGCGCACAATCTGAACGCCGCCCTCTTGGGTCCCGCTGTTCCAGAGCTGCGCAATCTCCGGGGAAGCCTCAACCTAGAACTCCAGGTCCGAGGCACCCTACCGAACGACCTCTCTTTCACTGGCAGCCTCCAAGGCGATTCGCTCTCCTTCTCGCTAGCGCAGACAGGGATTGCATACACGGCCTCGCTATCGGCCTACCTCCGTGGGCAGTCCATCGTGATAGAACGGTGTGTCCTGCGCAATCTCCCCGAAGACCTCAGCAACGGGATGCTCACTCTCGCGGGGACGATAGGACTCCGACAATTCCGGCCATGGAGCTTTGACCTACAGCTCCAATCCCCTCAAGTGCTTGTCCTCGGCTATGCATCTGCCCGCGCCAATGTCCCCGTCTATGGTCCCCTGATCCTGGCCACCGGGCAACCTCCAGTACAGCTCGTCGGCACCTGGGAGGCTCCACGCATAACGGGAACGCTCTTTCTTCACTCTGCTCGCCTCATCTTCCCGGAGGAGGCCCTTACGACGCCTGTAAGTTCCCTGCCGTTGCTAGCTGACTACCACTGGGTCACGCCCCCTGAGACCCCCTCAGCCGAGGAGGAAGAACAACCGCAGCCTATCTCTCCGCCCCAAGAGTCAGGCTTTGCCGAACGCCTTTCGTACGACCTACGCCTCTACGTGCTCGGCCCTTTCTCAATCACGATGGACTTAGCCTCCACACAGCAGCTCCTGGCGGAATTAGAAGCCGAAAATCCAGCGATTCCCTTGGCTTATGTCACCGGTCCTGACGGACGCCCGCAGCTCTTGGGGCGCCTACGCTTACGACCGGGCTCGGTGTACAAATTCTACCGGAACTTCTCTGCCAGCGGTACCATCGCCTTCACTACAGGCGAGATTGACAATCCAGAACTGGACGTCGAAGTCCGCTACCATGGGGTACGCATCTTCAACAACCAGCGCCAGACATACGAGATTCGTTTCACCATCCGTGGTACTCGACGGAACCTCTCGATTGGGAATTGGAGCTACACCATAGCTGGTACCGCCGGCACGGGCGACGACAATAAGCTCTTCAACGACGTCCTCTGGCTCCTCCTGGTAGGCCGCACCCAAGAGGAGCTGGAAGGCAGCTTCACCGCTGACGGAAGCATCGGACGGGAAGTCCCGCTGGCAAATCTGTCCACAATTGCCTCCAAAGCAGCCACGGAGCTCTTCCGTGGCATAGGGGTGGTACAAGATGTCCAGATAGACCCCACCACAGG
- a CDS encoding amino acid permease, which yields MMRAAKSVDDLIREAQQTQELHRVLGPANLVALGIGAIIGAGIFVLTGQAAAQYAGPAIALSFVISGIGCVFAALCYAEFASLIPIAGSAYTYAYATLGQFFAWIIGWDLLLEYLFGASTVAVGWSGYVVSWLADIGIRIPKEWASAPLVYDPKTHQWMGTGALFNVPAALIIAVLTVLLVLGIRESAAFNNLIVFIKVGVILLFIVVGAAYVNVANWIPFIPENTGQFGHYGWSGVLRGAGVIFFAYIGFDAVSTAAQEARNPQKDMPIGIIGSLGISTLLYILVALVMTGVVHYSQLGVPDPMAVAVNAMQSASGEPLYWLRHAVKLGAIAGLSSVILVLLLGQPRILYAMAKDGLLPPFFAHVHKRFRTPARATLLTGITAALIAGFFPIGILGELVSIGTLLAFTIVCIAVIVLRYRRPDLPRPFRVPFMPVIPILGALVALVQMFSLPLDTWIRLLGWMALGLLIYFLYGRRASALAQG from the coding sequence ATGATGCGTGCAGCGAAGTCGGTTGACGACCTCATTCGCGAGGCACAGCAGACGCAGGAATTGCACCGTGTGCTAGGGCCTGCAAACCTAGTAGCATTGGGGATTGGTGCTATTATCGGGGCGGGTATCTTCGTGCTGACTGGGCAGGCCGCAGCCCAGTATGCAGGGCCGGCGATCGCGCTGTCCTTTGTCATCTCTGGAATCGGCTGTGTCTTCGCTGCCCTCTGTTACGCCGAGTTTGCCTCGCTCATACCGATTGCTGGTAGCGCCTACACGTATGCGTACGCCACGCTAGGCCAGTTCTTTGCTTGGATCATCGGCTGGGACCTACTGCTCGAGTACCTTTTCGGAGCTTCTACCGTAGCTGTCGGATGGTCTGGCTACGTCGTTAGTTGGTTGGCAGACATCGGAATTCGCATCCCGAAGGAGTGGGCTTCAGCGCCTTTGGTGTACGATCCGAAGACCCACCAATGGATGGGGACAGGAGCTTTGTTCAACGTACCCGCTGCTCTCATCATCGCCGTTCTAACGGTTCTCCTTGTGCTGGGTATTCGGGAGTCAGCGGCGTTCAACAACCTCATCGTGTTCATCAAGGTTGGAGTGATCCTCCTCTTCATCGTAGTCGGCGCGGCTTACGTCAACGTCGCCAACTGGATTCCCTTCATCCCCGAGAACACAGGTCAGTTTGGTCACTATGGCTGGAGTGGGGTCTTGCGAGGGGCAGGAGTGATCTTCTTCGCCTACATCGGCTTTGATGCTGTTTCCACGGCGGCGCAAGAGGCACGGAATCCACAGAAGGACATGCCAATTGGCATCATCGGTTCGCTCGGAATCTCAACCTTACTGTACATCCTGGTGGCCTTGGTGATGACGGGAGTTGTCCACTACAGCCAGCTCGGCGTCCCTGATCCGATGGCGGTGGCCGTCAACGCGATGCAGAGCGCCAGTGGGGAGCCGCTCTACTGGCTACGCCATGCGGTGAAGCTCGGGGCAATTGCAGGGCTGAGCTCGGTTATCCTGGTGCTGCTGTTAGGGCAGCCTCGGATTCTCTACGCAATGGCCAAGGATGGACTCTTGCCGCCGTTCTTTGCTCACGTGCACAAGCGCTTCCGCACGCCGGCACGGGCGACGCTCCTAACGGGCATTACGGCAGCGCTCATCGCTGGCTTCTTCCCGATTGGCATCCTCGGCGAGCTGGTTTCCATCGGCACTCTGCTGGCCTTCACGATTGTCTGCATTGCTGTCATCGTCCTGCGGTACCGGCGGCCAGACCTACCACGGCCATTCCGAGTACCATTCATGCCGGTAATCCCGATCCTGGGGGCATTGGTGGCGCTAGTGCAGATGTTTTCGCTGCCGTTGGATACGTGGATTCGACTCCTTGGGTGGATGGCGCTGGGGCTGCTCATCTACTTCCTCTACGGCCGTCGTGCCAGTGCCCTTGCCCAGGGATAG